A single region of the Cyclopterus lumpus isolate fCycLum1 chromosome 16, fCycLum1.pri, whole genome shotgun sequence genome encodes:
- the LOC117745589 gene encoding uncharacterized protein LOC117745589, which yields MDSSAPGSVYPRSTTTLTLHERFSQVQVDQLARSRTGTFDPVPLQQPKGCGPPQVFMKRERSSLLHQQTRYLSLEVKQHFRRKSVWTRLGGQQETRLLSTCRPPGFWSFMNKYRRRTSFTSTYRGRGNLDSRLGQRRHLRKRNIQKRKGRTHLQRGGAGASRGRGFSKDQVPTKEHLDAQLDEYMSMSKSRLDAQLDEYMSMAGQTHWGLGV from the exons atggatTCTTCAGCTCCAGGCTCGGTGTACCCGAGAAGCACCACGACACTGACTCTGCACGAGCG CTTCTCTCAGGTGCAGGTGGACCAGCTGGCCAGGTCCAGAACCGGGACCTTTGACCCCGTCCCACTGCAGCAGCCGAAGGGGTGTGGCCCCCCGCAGGTGttcatgaagagagagaggtcatCGCTGCTCCACCAGCAG ACCCGCTACCTGTCCCTGGAGGTGAAGCAGCATTTCAGGAGGAAGAGCGTCTGGACCCGACTCGGTGGACAGCAGGAGActcgtctcctctccacctGCAGACCTCCAGGCTTCTGGAGCTTCATGAACAAGTACCGACGGAGAACCAGCTTCACCTCCACCTACAGAG GACGAGGTAACCTTGACAGTCGACTCGGTCAGCGTCGCCACCTGAGGAAGAGAAACATCCAGAAAAGGAAAG GACGAACACACCTGCAGAGGGGCGGGGCCGGCGCCtccagggggcggggcttcagcaAAGACCAGGTTCCGACCAAGGAGCATCTGGACGCTCAGCTAGACGAGTACATGTCCATGTCCAAGAGCCGCCTGGACGCTCAGCTGGACGAGTACATGTCCATGGCGGGACAGACGCACTGGGGCTTGGGGGTCTAG